In a genomic window of Allomeiothermus silvanus DSM 9946:
- a CDS encoding IS701-like element ISMesi2 family transposase, whose protein sequence is MLSQASPKGVMPMNPPKCDDLDYIHFLIAAQRVFTCTEAARCSPKEKSPPAHDAFTRLLQRQPPDTAALWQEAKAFVKLREGLLILDDTTLDKPYARDMDLVSYHWSGKHQRVVRGIALMTLLWTEGQALIPCDFRVYDKPQDGKSKNDHFQTMLQKAKERGFQPEYVLMDSWYASLENLKAIVSFGWRFLTRLKGNRLVNPEGKGNVPIREVEIPGEGRVVHLRGFGFVRVFRTLSKDGEAEYWATNHLGMSEEKRAELERQGWGIEVYHRGLKQCCGVERAQVRKAVSILRHLLLALRAFLRLEVYRLRRGVSWYEAKASIVREAIRSYLAHPLHILQPTA, encoded by the coding sequence GTGCTTAGCCAAGCTTCTCCAAAGGGGGTGATGCCCATGAACCCACCGAAGTGCGATGACCTGGACTACATCCACTTTCTCATCGCCGCTCAGCGGGTCTTCACCTGTACCGAGGCCGCTCGCTGTAGTCCAAAGGAGAAGAGCCCTCCCGCCCATGATGCCTTTACCCGCCTGCTGCAAAGACAGCCGCCCGACACGGCGGCGCTGTGGCAGGAGGCCAAGGCCTTCGTGAAGCTCAGGGAGGGGCTGCTGATCCTGGACGACACCACCCTGGATAAGCCCTACGCTCGGGACATGGATCTGGTGAGTTACCACTGGAGCGGCAAACACCAAAGGGTGGTTAGGGGCATCGCCCTCATGACCCTGCTGTGGACGGAGGGGCAGGCCCTGATCCCCTGCGACTTTCGGGTCTACGACAAGCCCCAGGATGGGAAGAGCAAAAACGACCACTTTCAGACCATGCTCCAGAAAGCGAAGGAGCGGGGGTTTCAGCCGGAATATGTCCTGATGGACAGCTGGTATGCCAGCTTGGAGAACCTCAAGGCCATAGTCAGCTTTGGCTGGCGGTTTCTGACGCGGCTGAAGGGCAACCGCCTGGTCAACCCGGAGGGGAAGGGAAATGTACCCATCCGTGAGGTGGAAATCCCTGGGGAGGGGAGGGTGGTTCATCTTCGGGGTTTTGGGTTCGTGAGGGTGTTCCGAACGCTCTCCAAGGACGGGGAGGCGGAGTACTGGGCCACGAACCATCTGGGGATGAGCGAAGAGAAGCGGGCGGAGTTAGAGCGGCAAGGATGGGGGATCGAAGTGTACCATCGGGGGCTCAAGCAGTGCTGTGGGGTGGAGCGGGCCCAGGTGAGGAAGGCGGTCTCCATCCTGCGGCACCTCCTCCTGGCTTTGCGGGCCTTCCTCCGGCTGGAGGTCTACCGGCTGCGCAGGGGGGTGAGCTGGTACGAGGCCAAGGCGTCCATTGTTCGCGAGGCAATACGAAGTTATCTCGCCCATCCCCTCCACATCCTTCAGCCAACTGCGTAA
- a CDS encoding phosphoglucomutase/phosphomannomutase family protein produces MATIRFGTDGWRDVIADNFTFENVAKVAQAYASYLLEQSGKKVVVGYDTRFMAEKFARKAAEVLAANGLEVHLSKSYLPTPALSYAVKHLEADGGVMLTASHNPPEYQGFKIKGAYGGSATPALVAEVEKKLGTEPKLFDSTRHKLHTFDIRKPYYDHLMGLLEVEALRSYEGVLYHDSMGGAGAGWLSGFAKHAKLKLELREIHGVPHPLFYGVNPEPIPANQQVVMTVLRAEEGLTFAAVTDGDADRIGAVLAGGEHFNSHQILAVLIKHLVSKGLKGRVVKTFSVSRVVERLAKKLGLEVVTTPIGFKYITDEMLKGGVLVGGEESGGIGVSGHIPERDAIYNALLLLESIVKTGKSLGQQFAEIEAEVGFKHYYDRLDLHLPSVEHIRRVMETVKNPPSIANQQVTDLETLDGVKWNFAGGGWLLFRASGTEPVLRIYCEMPSPELVQSVLAQAKKLVE; encoded by the coding sequence ATGGCAACTATCCGCTTCGGCACCGACGGCTGGCGCGACGTGATCGCCGACAACTTCACCTTCGAGAATGTAGCGAAGGTGGCCCAGGCGTATGCAAGCTATCTGCTCGAGCAGAGCGGGAAAAAGGTGGTAGTGGGCTATGACACTCGCTTCATGGCTGAGAAGTTCGCCCGCAAGGCTGCAGAGGTGCTGGCTGCGAACGGGCTCGAGGTTCACCTATCCAAGAGCTATCTGCCCACCCCAGCTCTTTCCTATGCCGTCAAGCACCTGGAAGCCGACGGCGGGGTGATGCTCACCGCCAGCCACAACCCCCCGGAGTACCAAGGCTTCAAGATCAAGGGAGCTTATGGGGGAAGCGCCACCCCGGCCCTGGTGGCCGAGGTAGAGAAAAAGCTAGGAACCGAGCCCAAGCTCTTCGACTCGACCCGGCACAAACTGCACACCTTCGACATCCGTAAACCCTACTACGACCACCTGATGGGCTTGCTCGAGGTAGAGGCCCTGCGCTCCTATGAGGGGGTGCTCTACCACGACAGCATGGGTGGAGCGGGGGCCGGGTGGCTTTCAGGCTTTGCTAAACACGCTAAGCTAAAGCTCGAGCTGCGGGAGATCCACGGGGTTCCCCACCCCCTCTTCTACGGGGTTAACCCCGAGCCGATTCCCGCCAACCAGCAGGTAGTGATGACCGTGCTGCGGGCCGAGGAAGGACTCACCTTCGCTGCGGTGACCGACGGGGACGCGGATCGAATCGGGGCGGTGTTGGCGGGGGGAGAGCACTTCAACTCGCACCAGATCCTCGCCGTGCTCATCAAACATCTTGTAAGCAAGGGATTGAAGGGGCGGGTCGTCAAGACCTTCTCAGTGAGCCGGGTGGTAGAACGGCTGGCGAAAAAGCTGGGACTCGAGGTAGTTACCACCCCCATCGGTTTCAAGTACATCACCGACGAGATGCTCAAGGGGGGTGTGCTGGTGGGCGGGGAGGAGTCCGGGGGAATCGGGGTGAGCGGGCACATCCCCGAACGGGACGCCATTTATAATGCCCTGCTCTTGCTCGAGTCAATAGTGAAAACCGGCAAGAGCCTGGGCCAGCAGTTCGCCGAAATCGAGGCCGAGGTGGGCTTTAAGCACTACTACGACCGGCTGGACCTGCATCTGCCCTCGGTAGAACACATCCGGAGGGTGATGGAGACGGTAAAAAATCCCCCTTCTATCGCTAACCAGCAGGTAACTGACCTCGAGACCCTGGACGGGGTGAAGTGGAACTTCGCGGGTGGCGGCTGGCTTCTATTCCGGGCCTCGGGAACCGAGCCGGTGCTGCGCATCTACTGCGAGATGCCCTCACCGGAACTGGTCCAATCCGTCTTGGCACAAGCCAAAAAGCTGGTGGAATAA
- a CDS encoding ATP-dependent helicase: MSDLLSSLNEAQQAAVKHFEGPALVVAGAGSGKTRTVVHRIAYLLREHRVYAGEILAVTFTNKAAGEMKERLGKMVGRAAHDLWVSTFHSAALRILRVYGEWVGLKPGFVVYDDDDQNTLLKEILKDLGLEAKPGAVRAVLDRIKNRLGGISEFLRDAPDYVAGILREDAALVYQRYQQSLRAQGAVDFNDLLLLAIELFENHPEILHKVQQRARFIHVDEYQDTNPVQYRLTRLLAGENPNLMVVGDPDQSIYGFRNADINNILDFTKDYPGAKVYRLEENYRSTSAILSLANAVIAKNALRLEKTLRPVKGGGDPVCLFRAPNAREEAAFVAREIARLGNFGQIAILYRTNAQSRLLEEHLRRAQIPARLVGAVGFFERREVKDILAYARLAVNPLDSISLRRIVNVPTRGIGASTVAKLLEHAQQHGIPALEAFRQAEAILSRPQQVGAFVELVDELAEAAFETGPAEFLERVLDATDYKTFIKDEPDAEDRLANLEELLRAARDWEAEFGGTLAEFLDTIALTASIEEPAKRVQDGKLEAPREKAEEVTLMTLHNAKGLEFPIVFLVGVEENLLPHRNSLNRLEDLEEERRLFYVGITRAQERLYLSYAEEREIYGKRESTRPSRFLEDIPEGMLTEVNPFGEFGRGVRPVTVGWAAAPSRPKLAENFKGGEKVKHPRFGNGTVVAALGGEVTVHFPGVGLKKLAVKFAGLELLE; encoded by the coding sequence ATGTCGGATCTCCTTTCCTCTTTGAACGAAGCCCAGCAAGCCGCAGTCAAGCACTTTGAAGGCCCGGCCCTGGTGGTGGCGGGGGCTGGGTCGGGTAAGACCCGCACTGTGGTTCATCGCATCGCCTACCTTTTACGTGAGCACCGGGTCTACGCTGGGGAGATCTTGGCCGTGACTTTCACCAATAAAGCCGCCGGGGAGATGAAAGAGCGCCTCGGCAAGATGGTGGGTAGAGCGGCCCATGATCTGTGGGTTTCGACCTTCCACTCGGCGGCCTTGCGCATCTTGCGGGTGTACGGGGAATGGGTCGGGCTAAAGCCGGGGTTTGTGGTGTACGACGACGACGACCAGAATACCTTGCTCAAGGAGATCCTTAAGGATCTGGGGCTCGAGGCTAAACCTGGTGCGGTGCGAGCGGTACTGGACCGGATCAAAAACCGGCTGGGTGGAATCTCCGAGTTCTTGCGCGATGCCCCCGACTACGTGGCCGGAATCCTGCGCGAGGACGCTGCGCTGGTTTACCAGCGCTACCAGCAAAGCCTGCGGGCACAGGGGGCGGTAGACTTTAACGACCTCCTTTTGTTGGCTATTGAACTATTTGAGAACCATCCCGAAATATTGCACAAGGTGCAGCAGCGGGCGCGCTTTATCCACGTGGACGAGTACCAGGACACCAACCCCGTGCAGTACAGGCTCACCCGGCTTCTGGCCGGGGAAAACCCTAACTTGATGGTCGTTGGGGATCCCGACCAAAGCATCTACGGCTTTCGCAATGCCGATATCAACAACATCCTGGACTTCACCAAGGACTACCCTGGGGCCAAGGTCTACCGCCTCGAGGAGAACTACCGCTCCACCAGCGCTATTCTTAGCTTGGCCAATGCGGTGATTGCCAAGAACGCACTGCGGCTTGAGAAGACCCTGCGCCCGGTGAAAGGCGGGGGAGACCCGGTGTGCCTTTTTCGGGCTCCTAACGCTCGTGAGGAGGCAGCCTTTGTAGCGCGGGAGATCGCCCGGTTAGGTAACTTCGGACAAATCGCCATCCTCTACCGCACCAACGCCCAGTCGCGGCTTTTGGAAGAGCACCTGCGACGCGCCCAGATCCCGGCCCGGTTGGTAGGGGCGGTGGGCTTCTTCGAGCGGCGGGAGGTCAAGGACATCCTGGCTTACGCCCGGCTAGCAGTAAACCCTCTGGACTCGATCAGCCTACGCCGGATTGTCAACGTGCCCACTAGGGGGATTGGGGCCAGCACGGTGGCGAAACTGCTCGAGCACGCCCAGCAGCACGGCATACCCGCTCTGGAGGCTTTCCGTCAGGCCGAGGCCATCCTTTCCAGGCCACAGCAGGTGGGGGCTTTCGTCGAGCTGGTGGACGAACTGGCCGAGGCTGCTTTCGAGACTGGCCCGGCAGAGTTCCTCGAGCGGGTGCTGGACGCCACCGACTACAAAACCTTCATCAAGGACGAGCCCGATGCCGAAGACCGCCTGGCCAACCTCGAAGAGCTGTTGCGGGCAGCCCGCGACTGGGAGGCCGAATTCGGCGGAACCCTGGCCGAATTCCTCGACACCATCGCCCTTACAGCCTCTATCGAGGAACCAGCCAAGCGCGTGCAGGATGGCAAGCTCGAGGCTCCACGGGAAAAGGCCGAGGAAGTCACCCTGATGACCCTGCATAACGCTAAGGGGCTCGAGTTTCCCATCGTCTTCCTGGTCGGGGTGGAGGAAAATCTCCTGCCTCACCGCAACAGCCTGAACCGGCTGGAGGACTTAGAAGAGGAGCGCCGCTTGTTCTACGTGGGCATTACCCGTGCCCAGGAGCGGCTGTACCTCTCCTACGCTGAGGAGCGCGAGATCTACGGCAAGCGTGAGTCTACCCGCCCCAGCCGCTTCCTCGAGGACATCCCGGAGGGGATGCTCACCGAGGTCAACCCCTTCGGGGAGTTCGGGCGCGGGGTCAGGCCGGTCACGGTGGGCTGGGCAGCTGCGCCCTCCCGCCCTAAGCTCGCGGAGAACTTCAAAGGCGGCGAGAAGGTCAAGCACCCCCGTTTCGGCAACGGGACGGTGGTAGCGGCCTTGGGAGGCGAGGTGACGGTGCACTTCCCCGGCGTGGGACTCAAAAAGTTGGCGGTGAAGTTTGCCGGGCTCGAGCTTCTCGAGTGA
- the rpsI gene encoding 30S ribosomal protein S9, with the protein MAEQFYGTGRRKTSVARVFLRPGNGKVTVNGIEFQDYFGGLVKAVAALEPLRTVDALNRFDATITVEGGGKAGQVDAIKLGLARALVRYNSDLRAKLKPLGFLTRDAREVERKKYGKHKARRAPQFSKR; encoded by the coding sequence ATGGCCGAGCAATTCTACGGAACCGGGAGGCGCAAGACCAGCGTGGCTCGGGTTTTCCTGCGCCCCGGTAACGGCAAGGTTACCGTCAACGGGATTGAGTTCCAAGACTACTTTGGCGGCCTGGTGAAGGCTGTGGCAGCCCTCGAGCCCTTGCGTACGGTGGACGCCCTGAACCGCTTCGACGCTACCATCACCGTCGAGGGTGGCGGCAAAGCGGGTCAAGTGGATGCCATCAAGTTGGGCTTAGCCCGCGCGCTGGTGCGCTACAACAGCGACCTGCGTGCCAAGCTTAAACCACTGGGCTTCCTCACCCGCGACGCCCGCGAGGTCGAGCGTAAGAAGTACGGCAAGCACAAAGCCCGCCGTGCTCCCCAGTTCAGCAAGCGCTAA
- the rplM gene encoding 50S ribosomal protein L13 yields MFKTFVPKQVEPKWVLVDAEGQTVGRLATQIARILRGKHKPNWTPNMATGDFVVVINASKARFTGGKPQTKIYTRYTGYQGGLKEIPAGEMLAKHPERVIEHAVKGMLPKGPLGYKIFSRLKVYAGPTHPHQAQNPEKLEVK; encoded by the coding sequence GTGTTTAAGACCTTTGTACCGAAACAGGTGGAGCCTAAGTGGGTACTGGTAGACGCGGAAGGGCAGACCGTAGGCCGCCTCGCTACCCAGATCGCCCGAATCCTGCGGGGTAAGCACAAGCCAAACTGGACGCCCAACATGGCGACCGGGGACTTTGTAGTTGTCATCAACGCCTCCAAGGCTCGCTTCACCGGAGGCAAGCCCCAGACCAAGATCTATACCCGCTATACCGGGTACCAAGGTGGGCTCAAGGAAATCCCGGCGGGCGAGATGCTGGCCAAGCACCCCGAGCGGGTGATCGAGCACGCGGTCAAGGGGATGCTCCCCAAAGGCCCCCTGGGTTACAAGATCTTCTCGCGCCTGAAGGTTTATGCCGGGCCTACCCACCCACACCAGGCCCAAAACCCTGAGAAGCTGGAGGTTAAGTAA
- a CDS encoding 4a-hydroxytetrahydrobiopterin dehydratase, protein MSALTQAQIQQALSALPGWALVEGRIEKTYSFASYADGAAFAFRVTFLAEKTDHHPDALTIAWKEVRVAYVTHSQGGVTPKDLEAAKALDELYTPFKT, encoded by the coding sequence ATGAGCGCACTCACCCAAGCGCAGATTCAGCAGGCCCTCTCGGCTCTGCCCGGTTGGGCGTTGGTAGAGGGGCGTATCGAGAAGACTTATTCCTTTGCTTCGTACGCGGATGGGGCGGCGTTCGCTTTTCGGGTCACCTTCCTGGCCGAGAAGACCGATCACCATCCGGATGCCCTGACCATTGCTTGGAAGGAGGTTCGGGTGGCCTACGTGACCCACTCTCAAGGTGGGGTGACCCCCAAAGACCTCGAGGCGGCCAAAGCGCTAGACGAACTGTACACCCCGTTTAAGACCTAG
- a CDS encoding 2-oxoglutarate dehydrogenase E1 component, with protein MEHAVDSGSLAFLEALYQQYQHNPSSVPQEWQSYFSELVLAEPQVSQAIAAPPSASILPTELAEFVLRVERLVNAYRKRGHLAAQIDPLGRPRPAPADLEPSYYGLSEADLDRPLPPGLFPAPTAREVLAKLRAAYCGSVGTETAHIESSEIRRWLEAKIEAGLPQPDTATRKRILERLMQASLWEEFLAKKYLGAKTFSLEGNEALIPLLDTAIEEGARHGVSEAVMAMAHRGRLNVLVNVTKKPVGDVFLEFEEVFPEGYAGDVKYHLGYSSDVETAYGKVHLSLNFNPSHLEFVTPVAMGRLRAKQDRFGDRERKKGLLIALHGDAAFIGEGIVQESLNISGIPAYSVGGALHVIVNNQLGFTTEPSEYTAGRYSTEVAKMVESPIFHVNAEDPDAVYGVVVLAMEFRATFGRDVFVDLVGYRRKGHNETDEPAFTQPGMYAIIAKKPQAYKTYFKMLEAAGVVTQAELDQMAKAYNSMLEAAFDQVKREPRPVRPHAGGGIWQGYVGGADSDVPEVDTGVPIERLQSLMTALTRLPEGFHLHPKLSRFLEARKEMAELKRPLDWAAAEALAFGSLAAEGHRIRMSGQDVVRGTFTQRHAGFTDTETAARYLALNHLVEGQAPVELYNSALSEAGVLGFEYGYSLDYPEALVLWEAQYGDFVNTAQVIIDQFIASAEAKWGRLSGLVMLLPHGLEGGGPEHSSARLERFLQLCATDNMQVTYPSTPAQYFHLLRRQVKRPWRKPLIVMTPKSLLRNPDAVSPMSELAEGRFRRVIPDKSVKPKKVSRIVLCSGKVYYDLAAARKAAGREDVAIVRLEQFYPLPEAELQAALEVYPKDIPVYWVQEEAANQGAWWFLRARFGVSIYGHPFYGIARDESSSPAVGSSKVHKREQEALVREALALAEEVSQGADSAARG; from the coding sequence ATGGAGCACGCCGTGGATAGTGGAAGTCTGGCCTTTCTGGAGGCCCTCTACCAGCAGTATCAACACAACCCTTCGTCGGTGCCGCAGGAGTGGCAGAGCTATTTCTCTGAACTCGTCCTGGCGGAACCCCAAGTCAGCCAAGCTATAGCAGCCCCCCCTTCGGCCAGCATCTTACCCACGGAGCTGGCCGAGTTCGTGCTGCGGGTTGAGCGCTTGGTGAACGCCTACCGCAAGCGGGGTCACCTGGCTGCCCAGATTGACCCCTTGGGTCGCCCCCGTCCGGCCCCGGCGGATCTCGAGCCCAGCTACTATGGGCTGAGCGAGGCGGACCTGGACCGCCCCCTCCCTCCGGGCCTCTTTCCCGCCCCAACCGCACGGGAGGTGCTCGCCAAGCTCCGGGCTGCCTATTGTGGCAGCGTGGGTACCGAAACCGCCCACATCGAAAGCTCTGAGATCCGCCGCTGGCTCGAGGCCAAAATCGAAGCTGGGCTCCCCCAACCTGACACCGCCACCCGCAAACGCATCCTTGAGCGCTTGATGCAAGCCTCCTTGTGGGAGGAGTTCTTGGCCAAAAAGTATTTGGGGGCCAAAACCTTCTCGCTCGAGGGCAACGAGGCCCTGATCCCCCTTCTCGACACTGCCATCGAGGAAGGGGCCCGACACGGGGTCAGCGAAGCGGTGATGGCTATGGCCCATCGGGGGCGCCTCAACGTGCTGGTCAACGTGACCAAGAAGCCTGTAGGAGACGTGTTTCTCGAGTTTGAGGAGGTCTTCCCTGAGGGCTACGCCGGGGATGTGAAGTACCACCTGGGCTACTCCAGCGACGTGGAAACCGCTTACGGTAAGGTTCACCTCTCGCTCAACTTCAACCCCTCGCACCTCGAATTCGTGACCCCGGTGGCGATGGGCCGCCTGCGGGCCAAGCAGGATCGCTTCGGTGACCGCGAGCGCAAGAAGGGCCTGCTCATCGCCCTGCACGGTGACGCTGCTTTTATCGGGGAGGGGATCGTTCAGGAGAGCCTCAACATCTCCGGCATCCCGGCTTACAGCGTGGGTGGGGCTTTGCACGTGATCGTCAACAACCAACTGGGCTTTACTACCGAGCCCAGCGAATACACCGCCGGGCGCTACTCCACCGAAGTGGCCAAGATGGTAGAATCCCCCATTTTCCACGTCAACGCCGAAGATCCCGACGCCGTATACGGGGTGGTGGTGCTGGCCATGGAGTTCCGCGCGACTTTTGGGCGGGACGTGTTCGTGGACCTGGTGGGGTACCGCCGCAAGGGACACAACGAAACCGATGAACCAGCGTTTACCCAGCCGGGGATGTATGCCATCATCGCCAAGAAGCCTCAGGCTTACAAGACCTACTTCAAGATGCTCGAGGCGGCCGGGGTAGTCACCCAGGCCGAACTCGACCAGATGGCCAAGGCGTACAACAGCATGCTCGAGGCCGCTTTCGACCAGGTAAAACGCGAACCCCGCCCAGTACGGCCCCATGCGGGGGGCGGAATTTGGCAAGGGTATGTGGGCGGCGCGGACAGCGACGTGCCCGAGGTGGATACCGGGGTTCCCATAGAGCGCCTGCAAAGCTTGATGACGGCGCTTACCCGGCTGCCCGAGGGGTTCCATCTTCACCCCAAACTCTCCCGCTTTCTCGAGGCGCGTAAGGAGATGGCGGAGCTTAAACGCCCCCTGGACTGGGCTGCTGCTGAGGCTTTGGCCTTTGGCTCGTTGGCGGCAGAGGGCCACCGTATTCGTATGAGCGGCCAGGACGTGGTGCGCGGAACCTTCACCCAGCGCCACGCCGGATTCACCGACACCGAGACCGCTGCCCGCTATCTGGCGCTCAACCATCTGGTGGAAGGGCAGGCCCCGGTCGAACTTTACAACTCGGCGCTTTCTGAGGCGGGGGTGCTGGGCTTTGAGTACGGTTACAGCCTCGATTACCCCGAGGCCTTGGTATTGTGGGAAGCCCAGTATGGCGACTTCGTCAATACCGCTCAGGTGATTATTGATCAATTCATCGCCAGCGCCGAGGCCAAGTGGGGCCGTCTTTCTGGGTTGGTAATGCTGCTGCCGCACGGCCTCGAGGGAGGTGGTCCCGAGCACTCCTCGGCACGCCTCGAGCGTTTCCTCCAGCTTTGCGCCACCGACAATATGCAGGTGACCTACCCCAGCACCCCGGCCCAGTACTTCCACCTCTTGCGCCGTCAGGTTAAGCGTCCCTGGCGCAAACCCCTGATCGTGATGACCCCCAAGAGCCTATTACGTAACCCCGATGCGGTCTCGCCCATGAGCGAGTTGGCCGAAGGGCGCTTCCGGCGGGTCATCCCGGACAAGTCGGTGAAGCCTAAAAAGGTGAGCCGGATCGTGTTGTGCTCGGGCAAGGTCTACTATGACTTGGCGGCGGCCCGCAAGGCTGCCGGGCGCGAAGACGTGGCCATAGTGCGCCTCGAGCAGTTCTATCCTCTTCCCGAGGCCGAGCTACAAGCGGCGCTCGAGGTCTACCCCAAGGACATCCCGGTCTATTGGGTGCAAGAGGAAGCCGCCAACCAAGGAGCCTGGTGGTTCTTGCGGGCCCGCTTCGGGGTGAGCATTTACGGCCATCCCTTCTACGGCATTGCTCGCGATGAGTCCTCGAGCCCGGCGGTTGGTTCTTCCAAAGTGCACAAGCGCGAGCAAGAGGCCCTGGTGCGCGAGGCGTTGGCCTTGGCGGAAGAAGTTTCGCAGGGCGCGGACAGTGCTGCCAGGGGGTAG
- the odhB gene encoding 2-oxoglutarate dehydrogenase complex dihydrolipoyllysine-residue succinyltransferase → MATELKVPAVGESIVEVEIGQWLKKEGDPIKRDEALVELVTDKATLELPSPVDGVLGKILKKAGEIAAVGETVAMLETVVGKGEAPASAESSSQATATQPPAPQASSGAEPGSQVKAPAAGKVVAEPRTMPAAERVMAQTGLTPAQVEPSGPGGRILKEDVQRAAQAAPAPAPQPVHSTPAPAISQPTGERRDDVVPMTPIRRRIAERLLAAKQNTAMLTTFNEADMGAVMELRKEYGEAFQKKYGVKLGFMSFFVKAAVQALQEIPQLNAEIQGTNIVYHRYYDIGIAVGGGEGLVVVIVRDADKKSMAQIEAEIADMAERVKTKRIKPEELMGGTFTITNGGIYGSLNSTPILNSPQVGILGMHAIVERPVVRGGQIVIRPMMNLAMSYDHRIVDGREAVTFLKRIKELIENPVRLALEV, encoded by the coding sequence ATGGCGACTGAACTCAAGGTTCCCGCGGTGGGTGAATCCATCGTGGAGGTGGAGATTGGCCAGTGGCTGAAGAAAGAGGGTGACCCTATCAAACGGGATGAGGCCCTGGTGGAGTTGGTTACGGACAAGGCGACCTTAGAACTGCCCAGTCCGGTAGACGGAGTATTGGGTAAGATCCTCAAAAAAGCTGGGGAAATCGCTGCGGTAGGAGAGACGGTGGCAATGCTCGAGACGGTGGTTGGTAAGGGAGAGGCTCCTGCCAGTGCCGAATCTTCTTCCCAAGCTACGGCGACCCAGCCCCCCGCTCCCCAGGCGTCCAGTGGGGCTGAACCCGGCAGCCAGGTCAAGGCCCCTGCCGCCGGGAAGGTGGTTGCGGAGCCTCGTACCATGCCCGCTGCTGAGCGGGTGATGGCTCAGACCGGCCTTACCCCGGCGCAAGTCGAGCCTTCTGGCCCCGGCGGGAGAATCCTCAAGGAAGACGTCCAGCGGGCTGCACAAGCCGCTCCCGCCCCGGCTCCCCAACCGGTTCACTCTACCCCGGCCCCGGCCATCTCCCAACCGACCGGTGAACGCCGCGACGACGTGGTGCCCATGACTCCTATCCGCCGCCGCATCGCCGAGCGGTTGTTGGCTGCGAAGCAAAACACCGCCATGCTCACCACCTTCAACGAGGCCGACATGGGAGCGGTGATGGAGCTGCGCAAGGAGTATGGCGAGGCTTTCCAGAAGAAATACGGCGTCAAGCTCGGCTTCATGAGCTTTTTCGTCAAGGCGGCGGTGCAGGCTTTACAGGAGATCCCCCAGCTCAACGCCGAGATCCAGGGTACCAACATTGTTTACCACCGCTACTACGACATCGGCATTGCAGTAGGTGGTGGCGAAGGGTTGGTGGTGGTGATCGTGCGCGACGCCGACAAGAAGAGCATGGCCCAGATTGAGGCCGAGATCGCCGACATGGCCGAGCGGGTCAAAACCAAGCGGATCAAGCCAGAGGAGCTGATGGGCGGAACCTTCACCATCACCAACGGTGGAATCTACGGCTCCTTGAACTCGACCCCCATCCTCAATTCCCCGCAGGTCGGGATCCTGGGGATGCATGCCATTGTGGAACGGCCGGTGGTACGCGGCGGCCAGATTGTGATCCGCCCGATGATGAACCTGGCGATGAGCTATGACCACCGTATTGTGGACGGGCGCGAGGCCGTTACCTTCCTCAAGCGGATCAAGGAATTGATCGAGAATCCGGTGAGGTTGGCGCTAGAAGTGTAG